GCCCGTCCACACTGCGCAAGCAGCTATATTTTCAATAGCAGTGGTTGCTTTCACTCTGGGCCCCGAGGACTGGGCCGCCATCCGCCTGACGCTGCGCCTGGCGGCCATCACCACCGCGCTGCTGCTGGTGCTGTGCACGCCTCTGGCGTGGTGGCTGGCACACACCCGCTCGCGCTGGCGCGGGCCGGTGGGCGCGGTGGTGGCGCTGCCGCTGGTGCTGCCGCCCACCGTCATCGGCTTCTATTTGCTCGTGGCCATGGGGCCGCACGGCTTTTTAGGGCACCTGACGGACGCCCTGGGCCTGCACCGCCTGCCCTTTACCTTCGCTGGCCTGGTCATCGGCTCGCTGGTGTATTCGCTGCCGTTTGCGGTGCAGCCGCTGCAGCGCGCCTTCGAGGCGCTGGGGCCCCGGCCGCTGGAGGTGGCGGCGACTC
The DNA window shown above is from Pulveribacter suum and carries:
- the modB gene encoding molybdate ABC transporter permease subunit, whose translation is MVAFTLGPEDWAAIRLTLRLAAITTALLLVLCTPLAWWLAHTRSRWRGPVGAVVALPLVLPPTVIGFYLLVAMGPHGFLGHLTDALGLHRLPFTFAGLVIGSLVYSLPFAVQPLQRAFEALGPRPLEVAATLGAARLDRFFTVALPLARPGFITAAILTFAHTVGEFGVVLMLGGNIPGVTRVVSVQIYDHVEAMEYTHAHWLAGGMVAFSFVVLMLLQWLQPRKSR